A genomic segment from Desulfovibrio sp. ZJ209 encodes:
- a CDS encoding flavodoxin family protein — MKLLAINGSPRKKWNTATILESVLAGAKEAMPGLEGELIHLYEHDYKGRVSCFECKRIGGKSYGKCAVKDGISEVLEKSLHADCLVFGTPIYFSDVTGMMRCYWERLFFPVLVYDKNYSSLAPQKVRTGFVYTMNAPEGMLEDIHYPERLKVMEDIAARMLGHAPLMEYVCDTWQFKEYAKYKSDAFSPEAKAKVREAQFPIDREKARAMGRALALGQAH; from the coding sequence ATGAAACTGCTGGCCATCAACGGAAGCCCCCGTAAAAAGTGGAACACGGCGACCATTCTTGAAAGCGTGCTCGCCGGGGCCAAAGAGGCGATGCCCGGGCTGGAGGGCGAGCTCATCCATCTCTATGAGCATGACTACAAGGGCCGCGTGAGCTGCTTTGAATGCAAGCGCATCGGCGGCAAGAGCTATGGCAAGTGCGCCGTCAAAGACGGCATTTCGGAAGTGCTGGAAAAGTCCCTGCACGCCGACTGCCTGGTGTTCGGCACGCCCATCTATTTTTCCGACGTGACGGGCATGATGCGCTGCTACTGGGAGCGCCTGTTCTTCCCCGTGCTCGTGTATGACAAGAACTATTCCTCCCTTGCGCCGCAAAAGGTGCGCACGGGCTTTGTCTATACCATGAACGCGCCCGAGGGCATGCTGGAAGACATCCACTATCCCGAGCGCCTGAAAGTCATGGAAGACATTGCGGCGCGGATGCTCGGCCACGCGCCGCTGATGGAATATGTCTGCGATACCTGGCAGTTCAAGGAGTACGCCAAGTACAAGTCGGACGCCTTTTCCCCCGAGGCCAAGGCGAAAGTGCGCGAAGCGCAGTTCCCCATCGACCGCGAGAAGGCCAGGGCGATGGGCAGGGCGCTCGCCCTCGGTCAGGCGCACTGA
- a CDS encoding cupin domain-containing protein has protein sequence MKSPFPDFVEQLPLRDYGLPGLTVHVDTSPLGETYFVSAQKEIVFAEHAHGAQYTVVVSGSCAYTADGKTVTYKKGDIYFIPAGQKHQITLHAGYAEMDYVFNGE, from the coding sequence ATGAAAAGTCCCTTTCCCGACTTTGTGGAGCAACTGCCGCTCCGGGACTACGGCCTTCCGGGCCTGACCGTGCATGTGGACACTTCGCCCCTCGGCGAGACCTATTTTGTCAGCGCGCAGAAAGAAATCGTCTTTGCCGAGCATGCGCACGGGGCGCAATATACCGTGGTCGTCAGCGGTTCCTGTGCCTATACCGCGGACGGCAAGACCGTCACGTACAAGAAGGGCGACATCTATTTCATCCCGGCCGGGCAGAAGCACCAGATCACCCTGCATGCCGGCTACGCCGAAATGGACTATGTGTTCAACGGGGAATGA
- a CDS encoding 4Fe-4S binding protein: MAIRKVATVVFSPCGSTEKVTELLTARLPVEVERHNLTLPDERDAKLAFDAETLVFFSFPVYAGLPKIADKVFACVEGKDTPCVYVAVRGDTEPGGFYWSMDDLARARGFRPVAAVAAVAEHTLMPTVSHARPDADDAKLLNEFGQKALAQANEGKSLSKIPGERGPMKDLVFFPITDADACISCGQCAENCPAGAIPEDDLVTQDDKLCICCSACAHVCPVDARTMGDAKAREMLHQAATVTFAGLHLETKLFL, translated from the coding sequence ATGGCTATCAGGAAAGTGGCGACGGTGGTTTTCAGCCCCTGCGGCAGCACGGAAAAAGTCACCGAATTGCTCACGGCCAGGCTGCCCGTGGAAGTGGAGCGGCATAACCTCACTCTCCCGGACGAGAGGGACGCGAAACTGGCCTTCGATGCGGAGACCCTGGTATTTTTCAGCTTCCCGGTCTATGCGGGCCTGCCGAAAATCGCGGACAAGGTGTTCGCCTGCGTGGAGGGCAAGGACACGCCCTGCGTGTATGTGGCCGTGCGCGGCGACACCGAGCCGGGCGGCTTTTACTGGTCCATGGACGACCTGGCCAGGGCCCGCGGCTTCAGGCCCGTGGCCGCGGTGGCGGCCGTGGCCGAGCACACGCTCATGCCCACGGTGAGCCACGCCCGGCCCGACGCCGACGACGCGAAACTGCTGAACGAATTTGGGCAGAAGGCCCTTGCGCAGGCCAATGAGGGAAAATCGCTCTCCAAGATCCCGGGCGAGCGCGGCCCCATGAAGGATCTTGTGTTCTTCCCCATTACCGACGCGGACGCCTGCATCAGCTGCGGCCAGTGCGCGGAAAATTGCCCGGCGGGGGCCATCCCGGAAGATGACCTCGTCACGCAGGACGACAAGCTCTGTATCTGCTGCTCGGCCTGCGCGCATGTCTGCCCCGTGGACGCGCGCACCATGGGCGACGCCAAGGCGCGGGAAATGCTGCACCAGGCGGCGACAGTGACCTTTGCCGGCCTGCACCTGGAAACGAAGCTCTTTCTGTGA
- a CDS encoding glycosyltransferase, with the protein MSPRAPAPQAAPALPQQHGAPLHIAYGIHNRDGYFIHGLASMHSLMKGASVPLVAHILHDGTLGAPERDAFQKVASRSGGEAVFHDLAKESAGFPQIPALERFSKGCLFRLLLPQLLPNETVLYLDSDIIATGDALPLFADALARKDGPPLWAVRDSAPAHRPGFRAYIRSVFGEYDGYFNSGVLVFRNAEVNRLVPDVPAAVFSLFRARPELQFPDQDALNFLFGLPGHTGALSGKANFQMEYGRRLLLGETALRGKLLHYSWHKPWQKAFPAALPYWRNREEVRAILA; encoded by the coding sequence GTGAGCCCTCGCGCCCCTGCCCCCCAGGCGGCGCCCGCGCTTCCCCAGCAGCACGGCGCCCCCCTGCACATCGCCTACGGCATCCACAACAGGGACGGCTATTTCATCCACGGCCTCGCGTCCATGCACTCGTTGATGAAAGGCGCGAGTGTCCCCCTCGTGGCGCACATCCTGCATGACGGCACGCTCGGTGCGCCGGAGCGGGACGCTTTTCAAAAAGTCGCTTCCCGTTCCGGCGGCGAGGCGGTATTTCACGACCTGGCAAAAGAGAGCGCCGGGTTTCCGCAGATTCCGGCGCTTGAGCGGTTCAGCAAGGGCTGCCTGTTCCGGCTGTTGCTGCCGCAGCTTTTGCCCAATGAAACTGTACTTTATCTGGATAGCGACATCATCGCCACGGGGGATGCCCTGCCCCTTTTTGCCGACGCGCTGGCAAGGAAGGACGGCCCGCCGCTCTGGGCCGTACGGGACAGCGCCCCGGCGCATCGCCCGGGCTTTCGGGCCTACATCAGGTCGGTCTTCGGCGAATATGACGGCTATTTCAACTCCGGCGTCCTGGTTTTCAGGAATGCCGAGGTGAACAGGCTGGTTCCCGATGTTCCCGCCGCCGTTTTTTCCCTGTTCAGGGCGAGGCCGGAATTGCAGTTCCCGGACCAGGACGCCCTCAATTTCCTGTTCGGGCTTCCCGGGCACACGGGCGCCTTGTCCGGGAAGGCGAACTTCCAGATGGAATACGGCAGGCGCCTTCTCCTGGGCGAGACGGCGCTTCGCGGAAAACTCCTTCATTATTCGTGGCACAAGCCGTGGCAAAAAGCCTTCCCGGCCGCGCTCCCCTATTGGCGCAACCGGGAGGAGGTGCGGGCAATCCTCGCCTGA